A portion of the Punica granatum isolate Tunisia-2019 chromosome 7, ASM765513v2, whole genome shotgun sequence genome contains these proteins:
- the LOC116213786 gene encoding uncharacterized protein LOC116213786 isoform X3: MKKNFLLSLGVQTVTNALECHNLTARESTLVGIHAWRHGCLPACSLSLSYDVPSEARSTSSPVSFHLIRIFESETSRGNYVADSSPLQL, encoded by the exons ATGAAGAAGAACTTCCTGTTGAGCTTG GGTGTGCAGACTGTTACTAACGCTTTGGAGTGTCATAATCTGACAGCGAGAGAGAGCACGCTAGTCGGCATCCATGCTTGGAGACATGGCTGTTTACCAGCGTGCTCTCTTTCGTTGTCATACGATGTGCCTTCCGAGGCAAGATCCACTAGCTCTCCGGTATCATTTCATCTCATCAG AATATTTGAATCAGAAACCAGCAGGGGCAACTATGTTGCGGATTCCAGTCCATTACAACTCTGA
- the LOC116213786 gene encoding uncharacterized protein LOC116213786 isoform X4, giving the protein MKKNFLLSLGVQTVTNALECHNLTARESTLVGIHAWRHGCLPACSLSLSYDVPSEARSTSSPVSFHLIRIKGGEDQI; this is encoded by the exons ATGAAGAAGAACTTCCTGTTGAGCTTG GGTGTGCAGACTGTTACTAACGCTTTGGAGTGTCATAATCTGACAGCGAGAGAGAGCACGCTAGTCGGCATCCATGCTTGGAGACATGGCTGTTTACCAGCGTGCTCTCTTTCGTTGTCATACGATGTGCCTTCCGAGGCAAGATCCACTAGCTCTCCGGTATCATTTCATCTCATCAG GATAAAGGGAGGGGAGGACCAAATTTGA
- the LOC116213786 gene encoding uncharacterized protein LOC116213786 isoform X1 — MKKNFLLSLGVQTVTNALECHNLTARESTLVGIHAWRHGCLPACSLSLSYDVPSEARSTSSPVSFHLISYLSFLSSVEVSWISGHCEHPGFLTSSQLIQKNI, encoded by the exons ATGAAGAAGAACTTCCTGTTGAGCTTG GGTGTGCAGACTGTTACTAACGCTTTGGAGTGTCATAATCTGACAGCGAGAGAGAGCACGCTAGTCGGCATCCATGCTTGGAGACATGGCTGTTTACCAGCGTGCTCTCTTTCGTTGTCATACGATGTGCCTTCCGAGGCAAGATCCACTAGCTCTCCGGTATCATTTCATCTCATCAG ttatTTGAGTTTTCTTTCCTCGGTTGAGGTCTCTTGGATAAGTGGACATTGTGAACATCCTGGATTCTTAACATCATCACAACTTATCCAAAAG AATATTTGA
- the LOC116213786 gene encoding uncharacterized protein LOC116213786 isoform X2 — MKKNFLLSLGVQTVTNALECHNLTARESTLVGIHAWRHGCLPACSLSLSYDVPSEARSTSSPVSFHLIRHFALTQTDILRAFEVFLFLYLLFLSPFKIG, encoded by the exons ATGAAGAAGAACTTCCTGTTGAGCTTG GGTGTGCAGACTGTTACTAACGCTTTGGAGTGTCATAATCTGACAGCGAGAGAGAGCACGCTAGTCGGCATCCATGCTTGGAGACATGGCTGTTTACCAGCGTGCTCTCTTTCGTTGTCATACGATGTGCCTTCCGAGGCAAGATCCACTAGCTCTCCGGTATCATTTCATCTCATCAG GCACTTTGCTTTGACCCAGACTGACATATTACGAGCCTTTGAGGTGTTTTTGTTCCTCTACTTACTCTTTCTTTCACCTTTTAAGATTGGATGA
- the LOC116213686 gene encoding putative pentatricopeptide repeat-containing protein At5g59200, chloroplastic codes for MRKLLDIDREILSFLKISKNIAQIHQAHAEVVKKGVKQDPVVAFELIWACSSTDSIDYAGKVFAKLEAPNVFHFTALIDGHILLGLVAEAIHLYYEMVGELVHPDSYVTASVLKACGLGLALREGREVHGQVVKLGLSRNRVVGINLMEVYGKCGVFQDAWKVFDDMPEQDAMLRTAMMSCYFDHGRVAEACALFSGVGKKDMLCWTAMIDGLVRNGEMCRALEVFCEMQRENMNPNEVTIVCVLSACSLQGAMEIGRWVHSYLGKFGIDLNRFEGGALINMYSR; via the exons ATGCGAAAACTTCTTGACATCGACAG AGAGATCCTCTCTTTCTTGAAGATAAGCAAGAACATTGCCCAGATTCATCAAGCACATGCCGAGGTTGTTAAAAAAGGAGTGAAGCAGGATCCCGTTGTTGCCTTTGAGCTAATCTGGGCTTGTTCCAGCACAGACTCCATCGACTATGCCGGCAAGGTCTTTGCGAAGTTGGAAGCTCCGAACGTGTTTCATTTCACCGCTCTGATCGACGGGCACATCTTGTTGGGATTGGTTGCAGAAGCTATTCACTTGTACTATGAGATGGTTGGTGAATTGGTACATCCTGATAGCTATGTGACTGCTTCCGTCCTGAAAGCCTGCGGGCTCGGATTGGCATTGAGGGAAGGGAGGGAGGTCCATGGGCAAGTTGTGAAACTCGGGCTTAGCCGGAACCGTGTCGTCGGGATTAATCTCATGGAGGTCTATGGGAAGTGTGGGGTGTTTCAGGACGCGTGGAAGGTGTTTGATGATATGCCCGAACAAGATGCTATGTTAAGAACGGCCATGATGTCATGTTACTTTGATCATGGGCGAGTTGCGGAGGCGTGTGCTCTCTTCAGCGGGGTTGGGAAGAAGGACATGCTTTGTTGGACGGCTATGATTGATGGGCTAGTCCGGAATGGGGAGATGTGCAGGGCATTGGAGGTGTTCTGTGAGATGCAGAGGGAGAACATGAACCCGAACGAAGTGACAATAGTTTGCGTACTGTCTGCTTGTTCTCTGCAGGGAGCAATGGAGATCGGGAGATGGGTACATTCCTACTTGGGGAAGTTTGGGATTGATCTCAATCGGTTCGAAGGTGGTGCTCTGATAaacatgtactcaagatga